The window ATGGGTGGAGAGGCCTTTGCCCAAATAGGGACTCCCAACAATACGGGAACCCGGATATGGTGCGTGAGTGGAGATGTCAATAAACCAGGGTATTATGAGTATCCTTGTGGGGCGATTACTTTTGGTGAGCTTCTTTACGAGGTATGCGGGGGGATTAGAAACGGCAATAAGCTTAAGGCGGTAATTCCCGGGGGGTCATCGGCTAAGGTGTTGCGAGCGGATAAAAAATACAAGATACCGAAGAAAAAAAGCGATGGAACGACCGAAATGGTTGAAGTGGGACTGGAAGATATTCCCTTGGATTTTGATACCGTGGCCGCTACAGGTTCCATGTCCGGCTCAGGGGGAATCATCGTCATGGATGACACCCGCGATATGGTCGAATGCCTGAGGAATATAGCGGAGTTTTATGCTCATGAATCTTGTGGACAGTGTACCCCCTGTAGGGAAGGCTCCCTATGGATGAAAAAAATACTTGATAGGATATGCAGAGGTAAGGGAAGAAAGGAAGACAGCCAACTTCTTCTCGATGTGGCCAACCATATTGCAGGCAGAACTATCTGTGCCTTTGGAGAAGCCTGTTCCTGGCCTGTGCAGAGTTTTGTGGAAATGTTTGAAGAAGAATTTACAGCTAAAGTAAAAGAAGAACCTCCGCCGATGGAAATTTTAGGACCGGCGGTAGGGACAGTTTCTTAACGAAGCTCGTAAGGGAAAACAAAAGAAAAAACTATGAGTGCGGCGATCAAAAATCCCTTCAATCATGATTTAGTCCCTGCGGATACTCCTCTTGTCAACGTTCAACTCGATGGGCAATGGGTGAAGGTCCCCAAGGGACTGAACGTGATCGAAATTGCCAAGCGCTTTGGTAAATTTATCCCCCATTATTGTTACCATCCCAAGCTTTCCATAGCGGGTAACTGCCGCATGTGTCTTTTCGAGATGGGAGTCCCCAAATTAGATGCCCAACGGAAGCCCCTCCTCGATGACAAGGGCATGCCCCTCATCAATTGGTTACCTAGACCCCAGATTGCTTGTGCTACTCAAGCCACCGAGGGCATGGCTATCAAGACCAACTCCTTCCTTACTCGGGATTGTCAGGAAGGAGTAACGGAGTTTCTCCTCATCAATCATCCCTTGGACTGTCCTATATGCGACCAGGCTGGGGAATGTCGGTTGCAGGAGTATTCTTATGATTTTGGAAGAGGGAGGAGTCGCTTTGTTGAAGAAAAGGTAAAGAAACCTAAACGGGTGGAGCTAGGCCCTAGGATTGTGCTCGATGACGAGAGATGCATCCTTTGTTCTCGGTGTATCCGTTTTGCCCGTGAAATAGCCAAACAAGACGTCATTGGTTTTCTCAGCCGTGGCAGTTATTCGACCTTGACCGTCTATCCGGGTAGGCCCTTTGATAGCAACTATTCTCTCAATACCGTGGATATATGCCCGGTTGGGGCATTGACGAGCAAGGATTTCCGCTTCAAGATGAGAGTTTGGTTTTTAAGGGAAACCAAGAGTATATGCACCGATTGTGGGACCGGTTGTAACGTGATCATAGGAAGTAGGGAAAATGTCGTTTATAGGCTGACTCCTCGGGTAAACGAAGAGGTTAATTCCCATTGGATGTGTGATCAGGGTAGATTAGGGTTTCATTATATTCATAGCAAAAAAAGAATTATCGAACCGGCTACACATCTAAACGGTTCCTTGTTTCCCCTGGAATGGAAAGAAGCGCTTCGTACGGTAGCGCAAAGACTTAGAGAATTTTCTCCTTCGGAAATCGCCTTTTTGGTTTCAGCAAAGCTGACCTGTGAAGAGCTTTTCCTCCTGAAAAAACTCATGGAAGTTTTAGGGAAAGAGGGGACAGTATTTTCAGAAATTGTTCCCAGGAAAGGAGTAGCCGATTTTTTGCTTAGAAGCGAAGACCTCAATCCAAATACTCTGGGGACTGTTTACATGGGTATTGGGAAAAAAGGGGAAAAGTTGACTGCATTGAAGGAGAAGATTCGGGCAAAAGAGATAAAATGCCTCTGGGCTATTCATGAGAACCCTGAAGAAATCGAGATATCCGAGGATCTTCTGAGTTCGCTTTCCTTTTATGTTTGGCAAGGATTGATCCCTGGACCCTCTATCCACACCGCCCATGTTCTTTTAGCCGGAGCAAGTTTTGC is drawn from Methylacidiphilum infernorum V4 and contains these coding sequences:
- the nuoF gene encoding NADH-quinone oxidoreductase subunit NuoF: MSFKPEYRLILKYADSPGYTVDIDCYLQHGGYQVLKKALSLDPFFIVQEVKKSGLRGRGGAGFPTGVKWGFINHEKNTKPVYLLCNADESEPGTFKDRQIIYKDPHQLIEGMIISAYANRAHLGYIYIRGEFARGAEILEKALSEARERNFLGKNILGSGYDLEIYVFRGAGAYICGEETGLIESLEGKRAYPRIKPPYFPAVLGLYMCPTIVNNVETLCHVKHIVDMGGEAFAQIGTPNNTGTRIWCVSGDVNKPGYYEYPCGAITFGELLYEVCGGIRNGNKLKAVIPGGSSAKVLRADKKYKIPKKKSDGTTEMVEVGLEDIPLDFDTVAATGSMSGSGGIIVMDDTRDMVECLRNIAEFYAHESCGQCTPCREGSLWMKKILDRICRGKGRKEDSQLLLDVANHIAGRTICAFGEACSWPVQSFVEMFEEEFTAKVKEEPPPMEILGPAVGTVS
- a CDS encoding molybdopterin-dependent oxidoreductase, with the protein product MSAAIKNPFNHDLVPADTPLVNVQLDGQWVKVPKGLNVIEIAKRFGKFIPHYCYHPKLSIAGNCRMCLFEMGVPKLDAQRKPLLDDKGMPLINWLPRPQIACATQATEGMAIKTNSFLTRDCQEGVTEFLLINHPLDCPICDQAGECRLQEYSYDFGRGRSRFVEEKVKKPKRVELGPRIVLDDERCILCSRCIRFAREIAKQDVIGFLSRGSYSTLTVYPGRPFDSNYSLNTVDICPVGALTSKDFRFKMRVWFLRETKSICTDCGTGCNVIIGSRENVVYRLTPRVNEEVNSHWMCDQGRLGFHYIHSKKRIIEPATHLNGSLFPLEWKEALRTVAQRLREFSPSEIAFLVSAKLTCEELFLLKKLMEVLGKEGTVFSEIVPRKGVADFLLRSEDLNPNTLGTVYMGIGKKGEKLTALKEKIRAKEIKCLWAIHENPEEIEISEDLLSSLSFYVWQGLIPGPSIHTAHVLLAGASFAEKSGTMINIAGRLQKLHKAILCPGRAREDWRIFRDLLGEVGWNERSFENIGQVFEAMAQEVEIFKGLAWTSIGDLGIDLSQKCKA